The genome window ATTATTGAtaatgagagaaaaataaaggatAAGTAATAACGTCATATGCACGAACTAATAATTGGCGAAAAAGAACATCGGCGATCTCGGATTTAAGACACAATCGTGCGCGtcaattttttgtataatatgccaatttattttttgggaaaagtatttatataactatttaaaacttaaatgCCGTTTCTGTATTAAGGgtatgtaaaagaaatcacTGAGAAAAATCTACAATCGTGATAAAGAAGTAATCTTACCTCTTTTATTCAACGAAAGTCATCTCGTTGGCAAGATGCAATTAACATTACATATTATTGCGAAAGAATGTAATCCTCTTATTACGCTTACGATAAGCGTTGCTATAACATGTTCTACGTAAACGCGCATTCAAACACCGTGTAAAGCTGCAAAATCTGAAACatacattataattatgaaacgcatttattattaagcaTTATAAGATATCCTGacattttataacattatacaatacatatttaaagaattaataggACTGACCTTCTAATCCACGCttgctgaaaatattttacttgttAATTATAGACGATGAATGCTATTGTAACTAatacaaagtaataaaagaatagaGAATTCATTCAATAATTAGTactaatttacattattttatgataatcgtataatttacttttatattattcagagagaggaaaagagaacgTATTAAAAtctcattataatttatattcaaagtttataaagatatttgaataataaccAATTTGTCAAGCATAGCGCAAACAAAAGAACTAATCAACATCGCgagaaaaagtagaaataagtaagaaaaaaaaaaaatttagttgtaaaaattatatataaacaaaaattataaacataaaatgcaatattaaaaaaaaagttgcgtaTTGTGGAAGGCTTTGAAAATCTTTGATAGACTTGATgcaagttttaataaaaaaaaaaatttatcgacgTTACCTTCATTATCGTGAGCACCTAATGAAATTAGTAATTTATCGTGGTGCAGATTAAtaatcatataaataatttttcaaataagaattttttttttatcctgaCAAATTTTCCATTATTACGTCATAGTATTTGAGTTGCGAGATAATGGGTGTCAATAATGAAGCTAGGAAACAAAATGGGTTTACAAGGAGTGGCTTAtagcagttaaaaaaaaaaaaaaaaaaaaaaaaaataacgtgaaaGTGGCCAAACAAGCATgaattcgcgagatatttcgaGCGATAGTCAACTAATCGATTAATTCGTCAATGTGCCTATTACTACGCGCTAATATACGTCTCCGAGCGCAATCGATCTTTGTTGCGTAAAGTTTCACAATGACAATATACAAATATTCATGTAATCTTGAGGATTACAAGAACTCTCGAGTTACATTGAGTCGAGTAATACGATGAACGAAGATTATGTAAATATACGTATGTgtactttaattcttttctaagACACCAATTAAAATGAAGATTTTTACGATTCATCAAGTATTGATTTAGATTTGTTTGATCTCCGGCGTATTCACACCATTTTCGTGTATCGCACTCcttcatatttttatgttcCTGGTGCAATTAAGTTACACAACAATGAAAGGAACTTGTTCTTTTCTGAGTAATTCGCAATCCATGatataagtaatataataattatattataattattttacatatgcatgtgcaaaataaaattcaattaaatatttcgggAGACTGATTTTGGTCCAAAGCTTTCGCAGCAACTTCAACCTTTCTTTTCTAACTAAAAGGATGcagttagaaataaaatattaataattataaattttatttcagtaatGGCTTCCAAATATTGATgaggaataaaagaaagagtgcggtcggataaaaaaaacacatcGTATGTCGATGTGTTGCACTACTACTTTAACTACTAGTACTGTTGCTGCTGCCGCAGCTACTGCTGCTCGTGCTCCGGAGGACATCCACGTCGTTTGCGAAAGGGGGAGAGAACCGTGGTGCACCGTGCATCCATCGTACTGTGGATACAAATTACCACTCGACACACGGTATTCGAACAGTCTCTCGTTAACTTGCATCGAAGACTAATCTGCTGTATTCATTGATCACTATAGGAATTTTTCGTTTGTACTTTTgctagtttaattaaaaatttttcttacatcttcaatccagttttttttttttttttttgttattttcatTCGGTATACAATTGTGTGAACAACGTggatcgcgaaaaaaaattctaataaacgTCAAACAAGAATTTAAAGTATCTTGTTAGTGTCGATAAATTTGGCAAGTTATTGGAATCATTCTAATCAAAGGACCAAGGAATCGAGAATAATTACATCCTGACTGTTCTGAATTCGGCCGAGGAATAGAAAAACTTTGCTCAACATTTAGTGACCGATTTTATTTGGTATTTTTATGTGagtattaatgttttaatttaatattaataattatatttggtgtaattaaataaattgtttgttGTCTGTCATCTTGAATTTAATCagcaatattatataaaaaataaattataataaataaaatttaataatcaattacataaaaaaaaaatattattaataaaatttaattgttataatattttttaccgcgaatatatttattcgcacacgtttatatagatattatattCACTTAGATATTTACCGTACCTAGTTGTTATTGATTAGTTctgcttaattaaaattacgtgagtacaaattttttttctattttaaattaaccCCAATTTTCTCAACTATCAATACTGGTATCACATGAATAAAACAAATTCATTAACGTAGgtcaaaaaaaacaaaagaaaggGTCATATCAAAATCTCTTTAAGTATGTAAACGTACATGGCAATATGGGACAGGCTATCAATCAATTCTACATTCACTTGCATGCCAATTTCTCAGGTTCAATGAAAATATCAGTGAACGGTTTTAATGTCTGTCGCAACAACGTGAATTTCATATGtcacatataaatttttttctaaatatattaatattaaatttagtttattAGTTCTTACTGTTGGAATTTAATTCTCTGATCGAATTGCTTCGTCAATTCAAATTACATGTATcggcaaaattttatttttaattatatttgttatatattttcactATGTTcttattgatttaaatatataattgcgTGGAATCGTTAAATGGTTTTTACTTTCAGTTTTGAAAgactttgttaaaaaaaaaaaaaagaaattattaaaaattcctaaacatattttttttatgttgttCTATTCATATTGTATTACATCTGCAATACGCACACATTCAAACGTGCACATTTCTATATAAAGTTGCACATATGGCGATGGCATGTATACCGGTTCTACGAACATTTCACAATTGCTATGTACAGTAAAAAGCGATTCGTCTATTCAATGACCCCCTTGCGTcctaattatatatttaagaattataaaatatgtcatATATCTGTTTTAAAggtgtaatatatattaattaatgttttcgtaacaaaacgattaaaaaatatctcaaacGGTCAGTCAGTCACGAAGTCAATTTTTTCGCGATTCTCGATGTCGAAGGACGCGTGAATGAGTGGCCGGAACTTTTTAAGGACACGTCCGAGAAAGTCACTGACTTTAACGCAACTAATAATAACGtgccattattttatttagataccCATCGACCGCAAAATTCGTAATACACATATGTATGCAAAAAGCAAATCAGGAAATGAgaaattcttttctcttttaaaaatttgcatatctAACTAAAGTATCAACCGGTTAAAAGTCTGAGAACAACGTGGCACAGAATTCGATATAAAGtgcagaaaaatattaagtatgcgtgaataatttatacaattttaaagcttgtactaatataaaaatttgacggAGTTTAATAATTGTGTATTTCCTGTTTATTCGATCGATTAAATGTTttggaaaactttttttttcttacatttttcaaGTGTGTTATCGATAGaatgaaatacattttattcacCGGAGTAGCATATTATAGGTATTGGTAGTGAATTACGTGCACCAATTAACACTTACGACATCGatatctaatttaaatttaaacttacGACAGAAAACGGAGAAAGGACCCAATCAATTTTGTCCAATCGATTTTATCGATGATGCAATTTGTATGCTCGCGAGTAATAGTGCTGTCGCTACACCGAGAATAATATACGCGCTAATAAATGCACTTTTATGTATATCTGTTCAAgtgttttttatttgttctttaCTCGAAGCACTACACGTACCGCATAATTCGTTCTGTGAGAACCGAATAAACATTTTGCTACGCATATCATGGACTGCAAATACGCATATATCGTAAAAACACCGAAAAAGATGCACGTCTTAACTATttcctgtcgcgctcacttcgaacaattaatagaaatttaataccTTGAAATTAATAGACTACATTTAGAACTGTCGTAGTTAAAAGCTCCAGCTATTTAATTGGCCATTATCCGTccataaaattgttaaatttatatactacgctgaaaactatttttaacCACTTTTTAagtatctttttaatttgatataagtaaagttttaaataatatcaagaAACAGCAAATATCATAAAACAGTATAGAATCTATAtacataaacatttttttattccgtataTCCGGTTAAAACTTATTCTATGTTCGTTTAtcatattattgtattataagcaatttttcatattttacatacgCGTAGCATTTTCTGATCATGACATCATTGTAACTGTGCATTATGAATAcatgaatataaaatgaaatgaTATacctattaataaaattgaaaactatCGGAAATTAGACCATCTCgatcaaataatttacacaTTGTACTCAAgtataaagggaaaaaagtCCAATGTCTAAGAAACACGTTTGCATTATATTCCTTTTTGATATGCACATATATTAGTAgcggataaatatttattattaatattgtgcAATTCTGTTTACGTGAAGTTATAtgctatttttaaaatagaaaaagaaaagaaaaaatggtTCTGCACGCGAAGATTTTAGCTACTATTTTCGGACACGATGTTTCACCTACTTTCATATTTTCGAACGATGTGGCCTTTTCGTGATCGGTCGCTGAGTAGTTCTCAAATACAGTGTTGGATTTAATAAGAGGTAATTTTGACAAAACCAAGCTGGCAATTGTCGATACTGATACTAATGGGcagtttgtaaaattgtttGTGAAAAGGTTTGAAATTATCGCAACTTTGAATTACGCTAAACAGATAAATCCTTGTACTTCTATGTCCGCGTATTTACATGAATACATACGACCATGGATTAAATATGAgcatgcaattttatttttaaagttcaAGAAAATACGGATactgtttataatttataagtaCAATGTATACttcgattataaattatttacataaatgttggtaatatatttatgtgaGAATGCGCGATcagagaataattaaaaaaaagaaaataatttcttaactACAGCGGTTTctttgataaaaaagaaaattagtggttttttttttttaattgttttccttgaaaattataattctgtAACGTTATTTTACGTTGAATAAATATCTACGATCGTTTGTAgcgtattacaatttttaataatgtttactacaattttattatggtatataataataaaatcataaaatataatcctagaatcataaaatgtaatattaaaatcattcTATCTTTGAATTATCGTGCACTGACCAATGTTATTCTTACCTGGAATAATGAATCAATGAACTTTTTGATGGTCACTGTCTCGTTCGTTAGTCTCAAGGTGGAACACTGGCAAAATCTGTTTTCTTTGTTACTTTTAAAAGAGCGATTACCTGACAGTATAATATACATGcaagtaaatttatatgtttgtCGTCATCATAAAtgcaaaatcttttttctaaaaatgtacCAAGTTATATATgtttacaaatttttcaaaggaAGCATGTGTTCAAAGCTTGACGTCATTGTAAATCACTTTTATTCAGAACATCTTgtcttgtaattttatttgtggGAAGTCCCTCAAAACAGCGTAACCGGTTTatactcaatttttttttgttcgaggCTCCTTATTCAAGGACCTGAGACACCCTACAATTGTCAAGGATAGAATACGTAAACGTCAAAGCGTCTCGTAAATACACTACTTTTTGGAATTTATGACAAAATTTGATGgaatttaacataatttttgtacacgaatatatttaatttaattaatttaattttattttattttctactgtAACGTTAAAATAGAGATTAAATCAAATTGAATGGACATACCTAGTGGACAACATTAATGAATAAGTGATGACGTGAGATGGtacttctaaaaaaaaaattttttttttcgtctctcgTAAACTGTGGCTAACCACAAAAATTTGGCCGCATCATATCTTTGCCTTTCAAAGAACTtaatcgtttctttttaaagtcGTTGTTCAACAACGATTTACTGCTAATAATGATTTCACAAGAACACTTTGAGCAGTCGGTACTTCGGCTCTTGCGACACGTTCGCTGCTGAACAAGTGTCATTAtcgtattatttatattaaactaaattattaatattttaccgtttaaaaaaaaatcataaacggatattacgaaatatttcgTAAGATCGCAATTTGTGATCGTAAAATTGCAGCCTATTGTtaccgtaatttttttttttttattcgaaatctTTCACAAAAACATATTAACTTACattaagaagtaaaaaaatatggatATAATATCTCGTTATTACGTCTCTACGTTCATAAGTTTCagcggggtttttttttttttttttttttttttttaataggttTGCAGCCAATCAACAATTATCGTTTTAATACgccataaaaataataacaaaaaaaatcgtttCTATATATTCTTTTGAGTAAATCGTGACGAATCATGATTCGTAAAAAGAGGTTGATTATTAGGGAAGTCCAATCGTTAATCTGGTTCCTCtgcaaaaaaaagcgcaaagAAGCATTTAAAGTTCCttgaagttttttttaaagaaatcttGCTTACCTTGATTAAAGAGAATGATTAAgcttaatattttgaaaaggAATACTCATATATAAGTTCAACCTTAGATCACAAATTTTAGTTAGTTTCGCTTTCGTTTTCGacgtatgtaaattttattttacatatgaatttaataaaacgtttttgATATAATCTGCAGAGTACAACGTCTTAGttcatttaaacaaaaattcgGAAATTCAAAATTAGTTACGTTTTTCACAGATTATTTCTTCGAATGCTAATTGCGACTTcacgtatacatatttttaagtCGTTGCAATCGCTCATTCCAATTTAGGAAAAAGTGCAAGCAAGTTTTCCCTTACAGTTCCTcgtgtaatttatattgtcATTAGGGCCACCAAGGACAGCCGAGAAGACGAGTGTGAGAGAACAATAGCACTTTCATAAtcatttgttttttaaatacgtattTGCCGCATAACTGCAGTATCTTGCAGTACTAATGTCGCAACTCTTCACAGAGCGAACTAgtctttcctttttaaaaacatttaaatttataattttaaacttatataTAATTCATAATATTGTgctaatattaacaattaaattcacgaaaaattaatatgtattttttccaTATACCTGaacttgttttattaaatacatatataatttatttctatatttcaaaatttaaactGCAAATATAAACTTTAAGTAAACTTTTACAGATTAGCtacatatgtatttttgcAGATTACGAACGTGTACCATATTACAAAATGTCGAAGATCGTCGAGTGGTATAGAGATTTGATGGAGAACAAACAAGGTAATTTCTACAATAAAGAACCGTTACGTATATCACATTGCGAAATTATAAACGTCgagttaatttatattacgtcaTATTTCATTAACGTTAAAACTTTTATGTTTGTATAGACCCGAGAACGCAAGAATGGTTTTTGATATCAGGTCCAGGCCCAATCCTAACGATCATTGCAACGTATATATACTTTTGCGTTTCCGCTGGACCAAGATACATGAAAAACAAGAAGCCATACGAATTGCGAAACACACtgataatttataacttcATTCAGGTTTTATTAAGTCTTTATTTGCTGAACGAAGGTTTGATGGCCGGTTGGTTGTACGAATACAGTTTTATTTGTCAACCAGTCAGTTATCTATATAAACCGAGTTCAATGAGGGTAAGTCTGACctatcattaataaaaattcatattaatgAGCATATACAGCACGGAATATTATAATTGCCTCACATGAATAttgcaattttgcaaattgctAGATAAAAAATACCTACGTATTTTACGTCTTACGTCCACGCTCTTCCTTTTTGTGTACcttaaaatcatttattaatattcaatatgcatataaattactgctttatatttataacagcacattaaataattgctaCGACATTTCTTCATTAAGTCGTTCTTTCAacgacaatatttttttttatcctgttattgcaatataataattcaataaaaaataatctagtTTTACGTAATGTATTTCCGATTTGTTCTGTGCTGtatagaaaaattatgataataagCCTTTTGAAGGTATTTAACATACTAGAGGTTGACTGACATTTTTGTAACGGGTCGCTATCGTTACACTTGTTATTACAGCAAATTAAAACCGATGCTTAAATTCAATGTCGATTTCGAGTCAACCTTAGACGAAGGATCGTTCCGTTCtcctagaaaaaaaaaataaaatcgctcGACTAGATAATTAtgacttattaatattagcaTATCCGCTCGATCTTTATGTAATTATGTCTTTGCAGATGGCCCGAGCCGTTTATACGTATTTCATATGCAAGCTGATCGAGTTGCTGGACACGGTGTTCTTCGTTTTGCGCAAGAAAGACCGACAGATCACATTCCTGCATCTGTACCATCATTCGTTAATGCCAGTCGCGGCATGGATCGGCGTGAAGTTTTTTGCTGACGGCCACCCGACCCTACTTGGTGTTATCAATGCATTCGTCCATGTGATTATGTACACTTATTACATGCTGGCAGCGTGCGGGCCGCATATGCAGAAATACCTCTGGTGGAAGGAATATCTGACCATTGTACAAATCGCGCAATTCATCATCGTGTTTTTCCACAATTTTCAAATGCAGTTCACCAGCTGCGATTTCCCGAAACCAATGTCGTTTCTGCTCGCGCTCAACGCCGGCCTGTTTATCTACATGTTCGGATCGTTctacgttaataattatttgaagcCAAACGTGCGACAAGAATCGAAGACCAATGGCGTTACTAACGGCACTACTAATGGCGTTAGCGTTAATGGTAATGCAAATCTCAACAAGATAAACCATAATAAAGACGATTAAAAAGATCCGCGAGTCTTTTTACCTGCAACATAGGGTTATTAATGTGAGAGTAGAAGAATGATTTTTTAAGGGTTTTTCAAAAGTAGTTTAcaagctaaaataaaaatagatttgaTTTATTTGCGCGTTAAAGTTAATCTGCttcgataaattaaactttcatATGCAACAGCACTATTTGCTATATTAGTAACATGCATaaggaatattaattatttaagatcCTATTGAGtatttaagaatttttgaGGATCGGTGGcatttactaaaataaaatcaagtaaagaaaaaagatagatTTTTACAAGATTAAACCTCTAATTAATATAGTTCAGtatcttattattaatcaagATACAAAActattgattaattatttttcaaaaatctaaCAATGCAcatctttttttgtaaatacatatgttaattaaatcgagGTAACATTGCATAATAAATAGGAAAGTAGAAAATTTagagattaattaatcattattcaacattttcttttaacaaatataatgtAGGTAATAGGATTTCTATTAGTATTAATGTAAGAAtaatagtataaaaataacggaatagaatatgaattatttatatatctcgtagaaaataataatttgcaacaaTCAAATTGCCATTAtcaaatataagtaaaaattttgtttctttcttgtctttttatctttcttcttttttttttttacaaaattttgtaataaaactttaaaaatggTAACAAACAATTTATACATAGAGTCTTCTACTTTCAATACCATATTCTACAACTACGTTAACTATACtaataaaattgttcaaaTACATGAAGTGAcacgattatatttatattataatgataaagagctatatcaaattatttctattctattaatcattatatctaaataatttattatttaaaacaattattattatttttcatttccgttaaaataattatttcctttaAAATCACAATTTCTCGATAACATGGACAAGTATTTTGCAAgtcataatatatataaccGGAAACAATGACATGCtgattttaaattgtatttaaactAATCGTTGTCTCTTATTGttacaattacttttttttttcctcataaATGTTGCATATTTATTCCACTTTtcaatttgcataaaaaaattttttgttaaaaattttacgttaataaaattatctaatagTATTATGAGAAAGTATTGTAGAGTTAATATATCTAATATGTAAATGAGTTCGATGTCAGTTCTTGTatacattgaaaaaaatatttagcaaaATTGTGAAGGCACCAAACGCATTTCTACACAAtgataaaactaaattataagccttaacatttattattaatgacaaaacttgtaattaataggtaataatcaattaaagtCAGTTAAAACGTAAACTAATCGTCGCACAATCTGGCGAATGCGACAGTTCGAGGTCACGACTTTGGAACTCACTAGACTCTCATTTCCGTTCggaatttcatttattatactaacaaggaaataaaaagaatattatgtCATCTAACTGATatacttattaatacatatgtTACTTCACATATTATTTTGCGTTAGCATATATTATCGTATTGGTTCCTTATTATATGTACACTTTTTAtggattttataaatatataaaaaataaaatacaagatacggtatacgtataattaaaaatcatcgTACTTACTACTTTCACtttagaaattttacaacaattCTATTTACAAATAATGATACACAATTCACAAATGCTAGcaagaattaattacaactATGAACTTAATTAAAAGCTGTCACCGCTAATGTAACATGAAATATTACGTGTCGGTTACGATACGCTAAAGATAATGCTGCAATCGCGATTAAAAGCTTTGTGTTAATTTTCtaacttttaatttgaaaagaataataattaaaaatataataaaaaggacACAATTTCAAAAACacttttgcataaataatatttaaaatataattatatgcgcAGAtagttcttttctttttattgtcatttaattaaagatcctattattgtaatatttgtgcgacctttcgaataaaaataatacctgACAGTAATCTACGTAATGTTTGACGTAAATTGTATGACGTAAATtctattcattaatatttcattaatgtGCCATTAGTACTGAAATACTGGTAGATAAAAACGCAGATTATTCGTGAATAGAAGACATCGTTTGATATTAACCACTTCagtatcttttataattagtaCATTAAGAATATGAAGAATGCCTGTTTTACGCGGTCAGTGACAGTACATTATATGTTAAACGACCTGTGTATTGTGAACTcgaatacaattaaataaaataagaagtgGCTTGCCGGTAATCGGACTAAATTATCGTTATGATAACCGTCTGCATGGAGTTTGGATTTTATTCACGTggacgtaaaataaaataaaactttgggcgcgataaaaaagtaagtttttaatattgatattcaATTAAGGatggaatttttattacttttttttttaaatatcgcgtgtatttattacatttctttttatatcatatgtttaatttatatttatgtttaatataatatttaattatttcagtaaaaaaaacacacaGATTTTTGTCAAACTATCAAAATAGTAACGTTACGACATATTTATGTTTTCTTAAATGTCGGTCGTGATTGTTGCAATGCTTTATATTCGTATTCTTAACAATACCTTACGCGTCTGAGCACGGTAGGCGCAATTACGTCGCAATTAACCGCAATTATTCGCGAGAAAGTTAAAACTGAAGAATTGTGTTGCCGGCAAATTAAGGGtctgaaaaatttttgaaa of Cardiocondyla obscurior isolate alpha-2009 linkage group LG15, Cobs3.1, whole genome shotgun sequence contains these proteins:
- the LOC139108491 gene encoding very long chain fatty acid elongase 7, whose amino-acid sequence is MSKIVEWYRDLMENKQDPRTQEWFLISGPGPILTIIATYIYFCVSAGPRYMKNKKPYELRNTLIIYNFIQVLLSLYLLNEGLMAGWLYEYSFICQPVSYLYKPSSMRMARAVYTYFICKLIELLDTVFFVLRKKDRQITFLHLYHHSLMPVAAWIGVKFFADGHPTLLGVINAFVHVIMYTYYMLAACGPHMQKYLWWKEYLTIVQIAQFIIVFFHNFQMQFTSCDFPKPMSFLLALNAGLFIYMFGSFYVNNYLKPNVRQESKTNGVTNGTTNGVSVNGNANLNKINHNKDD